One genomic segment of Desmodus rotundus isolate HL8 chromosome 5, HLdesRot8A.1, whole genome shotgun sequence includes these proteins:
- the RASSF10 gene encoding ras association domain-containing protein 10: protein MDHSEKKISVWICQEEKLVSGLSRRTTCSDVVRVLLEDGCRRRRKQRRGRRRGAVSGPPGPGELPEAMDDEDEEDDDEALPPGLLCGPPQCYCIVEKWRGFERILPNKTRILRLWAAWGDEQENVRFVLVRSEASLPNTGPRSAEARVVLSRERPCSARGVPPRPSLAMTQEKQRRVVRKAFRKLAKLNRRRQQQLLSPCSSTSSSTASSCSSSPHGSESASVEHMETLVHLVLSQDHTIRQQVQRLRELDREIDRYEAKVHLDRMRRHGVNYVQDTYLVGSGIELDRPSPGEEPETAATAAPLDGEAQAEALEELARRCDDLLRLQEQRAQQEELLEHLSAEIQEELNQRWMLRRQEELAAREESPESDGSLDGELLLEQERVRTQLSTSLYIGLRLNTDLEAVKSDLDYSQQQWDHKERELQGLLQTLHTLELTVAPDGAASSDGPSREPRPQACAEVWVDQARGLAKSCPGNDEDSDTGLSSMHSQDSDSVPVCESLV, encoded by the coding sequence ATGGATCATTCGGAGAAGAAGATCTCAGTGTGGATCTGCCAGGAGGAGAAGCTGGTCTCAGGGCTCTCTCGTCGCACCACTTGCTCTGATGTGGTCCGTGTGCTGCTGGAAGACGGCTGCCGGCGACGACGGAAACAGCGGCGTGGCCGACGGCGGGGGGCCGTCAGCGGCCCGCCAGGCCCGGGGGAGCTCCCAGAAGCCATGGACGATGAGGACGAAGAGGATGATGATGAGGCGCTGCCGCCAGGCTTGTTGTGTGGGCCCCCGCAGTGCTACTGTATCGTGGAGAAGTGGCGAGGCTTTGAGCGCATTCTGCCCAACAAGACGCGCATCTTGCGCCTCTGGGCAGCTTGGGGAGACGAGCAGGAGAATGTGCGCTTCGTGCTGGTACGCAGCGAGGCTTCGCTTCCCAATACGGGTCCTCGCAGCGCTGAAGCGCGCGTGGTGCTCAGCCGCGAGCGCCCCTGCTCGGCCCGGGGGGTCCCACCAAGGCCCAGCCTGGCCATGACACAGGAGAAGCAGCGGCGGGTAGTGCGCAAGGCCTTCCGCAAGCTGGCCAAGCTCAATCGCCGGCGCCAGCAGCAGCTGTTGTCGCCCTGTTCCTCCACTTCGTCGTCCACTGCTTCTTCCTGCTCGTCGTCGCCTCACGGCAGTGAGAGCGCGTCTGTGGAGCACATGGAGACGCTGGTGCATTTGGTGCTTTCCCAGGACCATACCATCCGTCAGCAGGTGCAGCGGCTCCGGGAGCTGGACCGCGAAATCGATCGCTACGAGGCCAAGGTGCACCTGGACCGCATGCGGAGGCACGGAGTCAACTACGTACAGGACACCTACTTGGTGGGCTCAGGCATCGAGCTGGACAGGCCCAGCCCAGGAGAGGAGCCAGAGACAGCGGCTACGGCAGCGCCCCTGGACGGCGAGGCGCAGGCAGAGGCGCTGGAGGAGCTGGCCCGGCGCTGCGACGACCTGCTCCGGCTGCAAGAACAGCGAGCCCAGCAGGAGGAGTTGCTTGAGCACCTCTCCGCGGAGATTCAGGAGGAGCTGAACCAGAGGTGGATGCTGCGGCGCCAGGAGGAGCTCGCAGCTAGAGAGGAGTCTCCAGAGTCTGATGGCAGCCTCGACGGTGAGCTGCTGCTGGAGCAGGAGCGGGTCCGGACTCAGCTCAGCACCAGCCTCTACATCGGGCTCCGGCTCAACACGGACCTGGAGGCAGTCAAGTCGGACTTGGATTACAGCCAGCAGCAGTGGGACCACAAGGAGCGTGAGCTGCAGGGCCTTCTCCAGACTTTGCACACACTGGAGTTGACGGTAGCACCTGATGGGGCTGCCAGCTCTGACGGACCCTCGCGGGAACCCAGGCCTCAGGCCTGCGCTGAGGTGTGGGTGGACCAGGCCCGTGGACTGGCTAAAAGTTGTCCTGGCAACGATGAGGACTCGGACACCGGACTGAGCTCTATGCACAGCCAGGACTCAGACTCTGTACCCGTGTGCGAATCCCTTGTATAG